One part of the Vicia villosa cultivar HV-30 ecotype Madison, WI linkage group LG6, Vvil1.0, whole genome shotgun sequence genome encodes these proteins:
- the LOC131614728 gene encoding uncharacterized protein LOC131614728 → MGFPLNNSSSSVNRLNTMFLHHLMGRLEALDSDNKEEELEYKNEVDNPRSYQYEGLRAINQEKSRIEAEVVHRILNGKAHTLKPNSGETVMIRESNIVVGFHVDKEEWEYIAWEWHGHISRYTEEHQYSLEYISGNYFQRIVSEECQSRLW, encoded by the coding sequence ATGGGTTTCCCTCTAAACAACTCTTCCTCTTCGGTCAACCGCCTCAACACCATGTTCCTCCACCATCTAATGGGAAGGCTCGAGGCTCTTGATTCcgacaacaaagaagaagagttGGAATACAAAAATGAAGTAGACAATCCCCGTTCCTACCAATACGAGGGACTACGTGCAATCAACCAAGAAAAATCTCGAATTGAAGCTGAAGTCGTTCACCGGATCCTCAATGGAAAAGCGCATACCTTGAAGCCTAATTCTGGAGAAACGGTTATGATTCGTGAAAGTAACATTGTTGTTGGGTTTCATGTGGATAAAGAAGAATGGGAGTATATTGCATGGGAATGGCATGGTCACATTTCGAGATATACTGAGGAGCATCAATATTCTCTTGAGTATATTAGTGGAAATTACTTTCAGAGGATTGTGTCTGAGGAGTGTCAATCCCGCCTCTGGTAG
- the LOC131614729 gene encoding uncharacterized protein LOC131614729 translates to MVTGETSKEREGPDSQVIVENMDLWGDLKIEEHKFGDYECPEIILSKVEERRISIPWKKGVIVKMLGRRIGYKALENRLNQLWARNGCLSIVDLGQEYYLVTFTNKEDQYSALIDGAWLIYDHYLSMREWKPNFCPASDAIEQVAVWVHVSGMPIEYYDARVLTFIGNRIGVTVKVYRKTLSKERGEYAQLCVQVDISKMLLAMFAIKGRHYKIKYEGLHLLCLRCSRFGHFKEGCEVQSKSNGKGIATVVRNTLEKGETSIHLQEREQDEDGPWKVVQKTRRSRKGKETEKNGWQSGPTSLRAKTPMTLNSIKANINAKGSRFISLNEETMDLEVPNLNDKNSKKNNEENSMGDTGKGIQSPTIIHQRKSKKERKKLEETNKKKVKSFQNVIEKVTRGIEKDKRPVGPFGKKERII, encoded by the coding sequence ATGGTTACCGGAGAAACCTCGAAGGAGCGAGAAGGCCCTGATTCTCAAGTCATAGTAGAGAACATGGATTTGTGGGGAGATCTGAAAATCGAAGAACACAAGTTTGGTGATTATGAGTGCCCAGAAATCATCTTGTCGAAAGTAGAAGAAAGAAGAATTTCAATTCCATGGAAAAAAGGAGTGATTGTCAAAATGCTGGGGAGGAGGATCGGCTACAAAGCACTTGAAAACAGGTTGAATCAGTTGTGGGCTAGAAATGGATGTCTGAGTATCGTGGATCTAGGACAAGAGTACTATCTTGTTACTTTCACCAACAAAGAGGATCAATACTCTGCACTAATAGATGGAGCTTGGCTTATTTATGACCATTACCTATCGATGAGGGAATGGAAGCCAAATTTTTGTCCGGCAAGTGACGCTATTGAACAAGTTGCAGTGTGGGTGCACGTTTCAGGGATGCCAATTGAATACTACGACGCGAGAGTTCTCACTTTCATTGGTAATCGCATTGGGGTTACAGTTAAAGTTTATAGAAAAACTCTGAGCAAAGAGAGGGGCGAATATGCTCAGCTATGTGTTCAAGTCGATATATCAAAAATGCTTTTGGCCATGTTTGCAATCAAAGGCAGACACTATAAGATTAAGTATGAAGGTTTACACTTACTCTGTTTAAGGTGCAGCAGATTTGGGCATTTCAAAGAGGGATGCGAAGTTCAGTCCAAGTCAAATGGAAAAGGTATAGCCACTGTGGTTAGAAATACACTAGAAAAGGGAGAAACATCAATTCATCTTCAAGAAAGAGAACAAGACGAGGATGGCCCTTGGAAGGTGGTACAAAAAACTCGGAGATCAAGGAAAGGTAAGGAAACGGAGAAGAATGGGTGGCAGTCAGGTCCGACGAGCCTCCGTGCAAAAACTCCGATGACATTGAATAGCATTAAAGCCAACATTAATGCAAAGGGATCCAGATTTATTTCACTTAATGAGGAGACCATGGATTTGGAAGTTCCAAATTTGAATGACAAGAATAGTAAGAAGAATAATGAAGAGAATTCAATGGGGGATACTGGAAAAGGAATACAATCCCCAACGATCATCCATCAACGGAAatccaaaaaagaaagaaagaaattggAGGAGACCAATAAAAAGAAGGTAAAGAGCTTCCAAAATGTTATTGAGAAAGTAACACGTGGCATAGAAAAAGATAAGCGACCGGTGGGACCTTTTGGTAAAAAAGAGAGAATTATATGA